From the Lolium rigidum isolate FL_2022 chromosome 2, APGP_CSIRO_Lrig_0.1, whole genome shotgun sequence genome, one window contains:
- the LOC124686289 gene encoding butanoate--CoA ligase AAE1-like — translation MEGAVLCAANHAPLTPISFLERSALVYPDRPAVVSAAGDAPPRTWRETRARCLSLAAALAGLGVQRRDVVAVFAQNIPAMCELHFAVPMSGAVLCALNSRLDAATASVLLRHSEAKVIFVDAALLDVAQEALRLVSATGATAPAAVLITELLDDDDSSSPSQSTIIEHEYEALVSRGGSAGFAVRWPADENEPIALNYTSGTTSRPKGVIYTHRGAYLNSLAVVLLNGMAAAPVCLWTVPMFHCNGWCMAWAVAAQGGTNVCLRRVTGGAVFDAVARHGVTHMGGAPTVLSMIVNAAPEDQRPMPAGKKVSVITGGAPPPPTVLFRMEELGFMVIHSYGLTETYGPATVCVWKPEWDALPAEERAAIKARQGLHHLGLEVDVKDPVTMRSVPADGKTMGEVMLRGNTVMSGYYKDAPATAEALAGGWFRSGDLAVRNPGDGYVKIRDRSKDIIISGGENISTIEVEAALFAHPAVAEAAVVGRPDEHWGETPCAFVVVRRKVEAEEVMEFCRGRLPRYMAPRTVVVVEELPKTATGKVQKFGLREKARAMGSLSSTASRPQGIGGRSTSKL, via the exons ATGGAGGGCGCCGTGCTCTGCGCCGCCAACCATGCCCCCCTCACGCCCATCTCCTTCCTCGAGCGGTCCGCGCTCGTGTACCCAGACCGCCCAGCCGTCGTCTCTGCCGCCGGCGACGCGCCGCCCCGGACATGGAGGGAGACCCGGGCGCGCTGCCTTAGtctcgccgccgccctcgccggcctCGGCGTCCAGCGCCGCGACGTG GTGGCCGTGTTCGCCCAGAACATCCCGGCGATGTGCGAGCTGCACTTCGCGGTGCCCATGTCCGGCGCCGTCCTCTGCGCGCTCAACTCGCGCCTGGACGCCGCCACGGCGTCCGTCCTGCTGCGGCACTCGGAGGCCAAGGTGATCTTCGTCGACGCCGCGCTGCTGGACGTCGCgcaggaagccctccgcctcgtGTCCGCCACCGGCGCCACAGCCCCCGCAGCCGTCCTCATCACGGAGCTCCTGGACGACGACGACTCGTCATCACCGTCACAATCTACAATAATCGAGCACGAGTACGAGGCGCTGGTGAGCAGGGGCGGGTCGGCGGGGTTCGCGGTGCGGTGGCCGGCGGACGAGAACGAGCCGATCGCGCTCAACTACACGTCGGGGACGACGTCGCGGCCCAAGGGCGTGATCTACACCCACCGCGGCGCGTACCTCAACAGCCTCGCCGTGGTTCTGCTCAACGGCATGGCGGCCGCGCCGGTGTGCCTGTGGACGGTGCCCATGTTCCACTGCAACGGCTGGTGCATGGCGTGGGCCGTGGCGGCGCAGGGCGGCACCAACGTCTGCCTCCGCAGGGTCACCGGCGGCGCCGTGTTCGACGCCGTCGCCCGCCACGGCGTCACCCACATGGGCGGCGCGCCCACCGTGCTGTCCATGATCGTCAACGCTGCGCCCGAGGATCAGCGGCCGATGCCGGCGGGGAAGAAGGTGTCCGTGATCACCGGCGGCGCGCCCCCGCCGCCGACGGTGCTGTTCCGGATGGAAGAGCTCGGGTTCATGGTGATACACTCGTACGGGTTAACAGAAACCTACGGCCCGGCGACGGTGTGCGTGTGGAAGCCCGAGTGGGACGCGCTGCCGGCGGAGGAGCGGGCGGCGATCAAGGCGCGGCAGGGGCTCCACCACCTGGGCCTGGAGGTGGACGTGAAGGACCCGGTCACGATGCGCAGCGTCCCGGCCGACGGGAAGACGATGGGGGAGGTGATGCTGCGTGGCAACACGGTGATGAGCGGGTACTACAAGGACGCGCCCGCCACGGCGGAGGCGCTGGCCGGCGGGTGGTTCCGGTCGGGCGACCTCGCGGTGCGGAACCCCGGGGACGGGTACGTCAAGATCCGGGACCGGTCCAaggacatcatcatctccggcggGGAGAACATCAGCACGATCGAGGTGGAGgcggcgctgttcgcgcacccggcggtggcggaggcggccgtGGTGGGGCGGCCGGACGAGCACTGGGGCGAGACGCCGTGCGCGTTCGTGGTGGTGAGGAggaaggtggaggcggaggaggtgatGGAGTTCTGCAGAGGGAGGCTGCCGCGGTACATGGCGCCGAGGACGGTGGTGGTCGTGGAGGAGCTGCCCAAGACGGCCACGGGGAAGGTGCAGAAGTTTGGACTCCGGGAGAAGGCCAGGGCCATGGGCAGCCTCTCCTCCACTGCCTCCCGTCCGCAGGGAATAGGAGGAAGAAGCACCAGCAAGCTCTGA